Sequence from the Rhodococcus jostii RHA1 genome:
GACCACCGACTACATCCTCGGCCTCCAGGTCGTCCTGGCCGACGGCACCGTCGTCCGACTCGGCGGCCCACGCCTGAAGGATTCGGCAGGTCTGTCGCTGACCAAGCTGTTCGTGGGCAGCGAAGGCACCCTCGGTATCATCACCGAGATCACCGTCCGCCTCATTCCCGCCCAGGCGCCGGCCAGCACCGTGGTCGGATCATTCGCCACCGTGCAGGACGCGACGAACGCGATCTTGGACATCACCCGGGTGATGCGCCCGGCCATGCTCGAATTCATGGACCGCGCCTCCATCGGCGCCGTCGAGGCTGGCATGAACATGGGCCTCGACCTGACCGCGCACGGCATGCTGATCGCCCAGTCCGACTCGCCCGGCGAGGACCGCGCCCGGGAAACCGAGTTCATGGCCAAGGTGTTCAGCGACAATAACGCCTCCGACGTGTTTACCACCGACGACCCGAAAGAGGGCGAAGCCTTTACCGCGGCACGACGGTTCGCCATCCCTGCCGTCGAACGTCTGGGCAACCTGCTCCTCGAAGACGTCGGGGTCCCGCTGCCCGCACTGCCCGCGCTGATTCAGGGCATCGAAGACATCTCAGCCCGGCGCGAGGTCCTCGTGGCGGTCATCGCCCATGCCGGCGACGGCAACACCCACCCGCTGATCGTGCACGACCCTGCCAACGAGGACGAGACCGCACGCGCGAACATCGCCTTCGGCGAGATCATGGACCTGGCGATCTCCCTCGGCGGCACCATCACCGGCGAGCACGGCGTCGGCCGGCTGAAGAAGGCGTGGCTGCCCAACCAGGTCGGCGAGGACGTCATGGAGTTGACCCGTCGCATCAAGTCCGCGCTGGACCCGCAGCACATCCTGAACCCGGGAGCTGTGATCTGATGTTTCGGCCCGACTATGCCCTGGTGAGGGGCGCGCTCACCTGCAGCTATGGCCGCTGCGGTCCGCCTGTCCGGGTTCCGGCCATTGGGCGGCCGGGGGTGAGGGGCACCGGATCGGACATATCCGTGCATTCACTGTTCGGTTCACTGCGGGCCAAGACTGCGCACGCCGCTGGGCCGGACGCGAATCTACTTGCCACGGCGAACTCCTCGGGTGGTGTGATCGGCGAGATGCTCTCCTCGCAATCCCTGGCGACCGCCGCGGCCGCGGCGGGCCTCCAGGGCAAGGAAGGTGGCCCCTTCCACAGTGCGCTCGGGTGGAGCCTGCTGCCGCTGCTGCTGATATGCATCCCGGTGTACCTACAGGCGACTCCGGTGCTGAGCTGGATGGTGGTCTGAGATGCCCCGTCATGTCGTCGTCGCTCCCGACAAGTTCAAGGGGTCGATCTCTGCGGCCGATGCCGCCGCGGAAAT
This genomic interval carries:
- a CDS encoding FAD-binding oxidoreductase: MTVIDERLGDLHARIPNASIITDPDVTESYRRDWARDPDAGRPLAVVRATSTEDVQAVMRWATVHNIPVVPRGAGSGLSGGATAVDGGIVLTTELMRNIEVNPVTRTAVVQPGLINVEVKRAVAEHGLWYPPDPSSFEMCSIGGNAATNAGGLCCVKYGVTTDYILGLQVVLADGTVVRLGGPRLKDSAGLSLTKLFVGSEGTLGIITEITVRLIPAQAPASTVVGSFATVQDATNAILDITRVMRPAMLEFMDRASIGAVEAGMNMGLDLTAHGMLIAQSDSPGEDRARETEFMAKVFSDNNASDVFTTDDPKEGEAFTAARRFAIPAVERLGNLLLEDVGVPLPALPALIQGIEDISARREVLVAVIAHAGDGNTHPLIVHDPANEDETARANIAFGEIMDLAISLGGTITGEHGVGRLKKAWLPNQVGEDVMELTRRIKSALDPQHILNPGAVI
- a CDS encoding L-lactate permease: MFRPDYALVRGALTCSYGRCGPPVRVPAIGRPGVRGTGSDISVHSLFGSLRAKTAHAAGPDANLLATANSSGGVIGEMLSSQSLATAAAAAGLQGKEGGPFHSALGWSLLPLLLICIPVYLQATPVLSWMVV